TTCGCCTCCAGGATCGTCCCCGCGAAGCCGAGCATCGCCTCGCCGTCCTCGGTCAGCCGCACGCTGTGCGTGTCACGGACGAACAACAGCCGCCCGGCCGCGTCCTCCAGCCGGCGCACCTGCTGGCTGACCGTCGACTGCCGCAGACCGAGGCGGTGGGCGGCCTGCGTGAAGCTCAGCGTCTGGGCGACGGTCAGAAAGGTGCGCAACTGCGTCGGATCGAACATGGACCGAGGCTATCGCCAATGGTGATAACAGTCAGAGCAGTGAACGGGGTTCCCGATGGATCGTCCCAGAGGCAGGGTGGACGTCATGCGACGCCCCGCCTTCCTCTCCCGCCTCCCGGTGGACCCGTACATCGCGGCCCTGCTCGGCACGGTCGCGCTCGCCGCGCTGCTGCCCGCCCGGGGCCCGGCCGCGGGCGTCGCCGACGGCGCGTCCACGGGCGCGGTCGCCCTGCTGTTCTTCCTCTACGGGGCCCGGCTCTCCACCCGCGAGGCGATGGACGGCATGCGGCACTGGCGACTGCACCTCACGGTCCTGGCCGCCACCTTCCTCCTCTTCCCACTGCTCGGCCTCGCCTCCCGGGGGCTCGTGCCGTACGTCCTGACGCCGGAACTCCAGGCCGGGCTGCTCTTCCTGTGCCTGGTGCCCTCCACCATCCAGTCCTCGATCGCCTTCACCTCCCTCGCCCGCGGCAACGTGGCGGCCGCGGTCTGCGCGGGCTCGTTCTCCAGCGTCGTGGGCATCGTCCTCACCCCGCTGCTGGCGGCCCTGCTGCTGGGCGGCAGCGGCGGCTTCCCGCCGCACTCACTGGTGTCGATCGTGGGCCGGCTGCTCCTGCCCTTCCTGGCGGGCCAGCTGCTCAGGCGCCGGGTCGGCGGTTTCCTCATCCGCCACGGCAAGGCGCTGGGTTATGCCGACCGGGGTTCGATCCTCCTCGTCGTCTACGCGGCGTTCAGCGAGGGGATGGTGAGGGGGGTATGGCACCAGGTGACCCCACTGCGGCTGCTCGCGCTCGTCGGGGTGGAGGCCGTGCTGCTGGCCGTGATGCTCACCCTCACCGGCTACGGCTCGCGGTGGCTCGGCTTCGGCCGCGAGGACCGGACAGCGATCGTCTTCTGCGGCTCGAAGAAGAGCCTCGCCGCCGGGCTCCCGATGGCCGGCGTCCTCTTCGGCGCCCACGCGAGCCTCGCGGTCCTGCCGCTGATGCTCTTCCACCAGATGCAGCTGATGGTCTGCGCGGTATTGGCGAGAAGATACGCGCGCGACAGTGGGTCTCTCCCCGCCCACCCACGGGAGGCCCGTATCCCAAGCCCGTCCGGCGATTGAGGACGCTCCGCGCAGCGGCAACGGTGGGATCGGGGAACTACACGACGTCCAGCGGCAGCCGCAAAACGGTGTCACCGATCGCCGCCCCCGACTCCCGCAACATCCCCAGCTCCCCGTCCGACAACGCCCGCCGGTACACCCGTACCTCGTCCAGCTCCCCCGTCAGATGCCACCGGCTGTCCGGCTTCTGCCCCAGATGCACCCCGAAGGTCGACGTGCGGCTGACCGTTCCCGGCACATCGGGTACGGACGTGCTTGCGCCGTCGACGATGAGCGTGAGGAGCCCGTCCGCGCGGCGCAGCGCCGCGTGGTGCCACTGCCCGTCGTGGTACGCGCCGGCCGCCCGCACCGTGGCGGTCCGCGACGGGCCCCGGCCCACGATGCCGGTGATCTGTCCGGTGATCCGCCGCGCACCCGGCTCGCCGCGCAGCACCACCTGCGGGGCCCCGCCGACCCCGCCCATCCACAGCAGCGGCTGCTCGCCCCGGGCGGCGGTGTAGCGGAACCACAGCGAGGCCGTGAAGTCCCCGTCGCCCAGCGGCAGGGAGGCCCGGTGGGGGAGGCGCACCGCGTCGTCCCTGCCGTCGAAGGCGAGCGCTCCGCCGAACCGGCCGCCGACCGGCCGGGCCCCGCCGAGCACGTAGGCACCCCGCGCGCCCGGCGCGTGGTCCGGGGTCGTGGGACCGGGGCCACGGCGCGGGCCGAGCCAGTCCTCGGTGAAGCGGGCGAAGCGCATCTCGTCGCGGGCGTCGGCCTTGCCGGCCTCGTAGAGCAGCCCGGTGGTGGCGCGGCCGACGACCGTCATGTCGGAGTAGCCGGACCAGTCGGCGGTGACCGCCCGGCCGCGGTCGACGCCTTCCCAGGTGCGGCCCTGGTCGTACGAGGAGCGGATGGTCATCGTGCGGCGGCGGTCGGGGTCGGCGGGCGCGGAGAACAGCCAGCGGCCGGACGGCAGCGGCAGGACGGTCCCCTGGACCATGGGGGTGTACAGGTCGGGGACGGCCCTGAAGGGCGCGGCGAAGTGCCCGCCCCCGTCACGGCTGACGGCGTGGTCGCGGTTGCCGAGGTCCGTGCCGTCCTGCTCCCGACCGCCCACGTACACGGTGCCGCCGGAGTCGGAGTCGGAGCCGGAGCGGTCGTCGGGCTCGGTCCGCTCGGCGAGGGTCAGTTCGGACGGCTTCTGCCGGTACGTGCCGTCGGGGCGGATCCGGTGGGTGTCCACCGCGCCGAGCCGCCAGTGGGCACCGGAGTCGTCGCTGTAGGCGAGCGCCGCGTGGTTCGCCGTGGGCCGCGTGCCGTCGTGGCTCTCGGCGTTGACCCCGACGATCAGCCGGCCCCGGTGCCGCCCGCGCGTGAGCTGGATGCCGTGGCCCGGCCCGGTCGCGTACCAGGAGTTCCAGCCGCGCGGCCGGAGCGTCGCGCTCAGGTCGCGCGGCCGCGACCAGGTCAGACCGTCGTCGTCGCTGTACTGGAGATGGGGGGTGCGCTCACAGGGCGTATCGCAGTTCCCGGCGTCCGGACGGCCCTTGTTGTACGTGGTGGCCAGCACGATCCGGCCGGTGCGCCGGTCGACGACGGGCGCCGGGTTGCCGTGCGTGTCGCCGCGCCCGGCGTCGACGACACGCAGCGGGCCCCAGGTGCGGCCGCCGTCGGTGGACCGCTTGAGGACGACGTCGATGTCGGTGGCGTCGCCGCAGTTGTGCTTGCGGCCCTCGGCGAAGGCGAGGAGCGTGCCGCGCACGGTGGTGACGAGCGCGGGAATGCGGTAGCAGGCGTAGCCGGGGTCCTGCGCGGCCTTGAACAGCACGCGCTCCTCGAAACCGGTACGGGCCACGGTGGAGGGGTCCGCGGCGGGGTCTTCCAGTGCCGTGGCCGGTGGCTGGGGGAGAAGGGCGAGTACGGCGCCCGCGAGCACGGCGCCGGTGACACGCCGTACGGCGGTGCGTCTGAGGGTGCGCGGGGGCTGTGCCGGAGGAAGCGGCGCCATGGCCCGTCCCTTTCGCGTCGAGGCACGTCATGACATGTCGTGACACGGTGGACCGGGCGTCCCACACCACCCATGTCCGGTGGGCCGAACGTACGTGGCGGCTCCTCACCCCACAAGCGCCATGAGCCGAATGCGCTCACACGGGTCGCAGGACCACCTTCCCCCGGTTGGTGCGGGACTCGATGATCGCGTGCGCCGTGGCCGCCTCCTCCAGCGGCAGTTCGACGTGGACGCGCGGCCGCAGCCGCCCGGCGGTGAACAGTCCCCACAGCTCCTGCCGCCACCGCTCCATCAGCGCGGGGCGGTGGCGGGCGACGAGCGCCATCTGGAAGCCGATGGCGGACTTGGCGCCCACCAGCAGGTCGTAGGCCTCGATGGTCCCGCCGCCCGAGCCGTACGCCACCAGCCGGCCGCCCGGTGCCAGCGAGGCGACGGCGGGGGAGAGCAGCTCGCCGCCGACCGCGTCCAGGGCGATGTCCACGGGTTCGAAGGGCATCGCGGCCGCTTCGGGTCCGCCGCGGGTGGGGAGTTCGTCGTAGCTCACGACCTCGTCCGCCCCCAGCGACCGTACGAAGTCCGCCTTCGCGGCCGAGCCGACGGCGGCCACGACCCGCCCGGCGCCACGCGCCTTCGCCAGCTGCACGGCGAGGTGCCCGGCGCCGCTCGCGGCCGCCGTCACCAGCACCGACTCGCCCTCGGCCGGGCGGGCGGCCTCGTAGGCGCCGAGGGCGACCAGTCCGCAGCGCACGAGCGCGACCGCGTCGGTGGCGCTCGCGCCCTCGGGGACGGATGAGGCCATGGCGGAGTGGAGGAGGGAGTGGTCGGCGTAGCCGTCGCCGAAGCACAGGCCCGTGACGCGCTCGCCGACCGCGAAGCCGGTCACGTCCGGGCCGACGGCGACGATCTTCCCGGCGACCTCGCCGCCCAGGCTCGCGGGCAGCGGCAGACCGCCGCCGCGGACCTTGCGGACCACCGGCAGGGTGACGCCGATCGCCTCGGTGCGCAGCAGCAGTTCGCCGGGGCCCGGCCGCGGTACGTCGGTCTGCTCGACGCGCAGGACCTCGGGGCCGCCGTTCTCGTGATACCGGACGCGACGCATGGGTTACCTCTACCTCCACCGATGTCGTTGGTGGCTCCAACGATACGAGAATTCATGGGTGAGGCCAATGGTTTTTCGTGGGGGTGCCCAACGATTCGGTGGATAGGGTGCCGCCATGTCAGAGAACGAGCCCGCCCTCACCCGGATCCGCTCCCTGCCCAGCTGGCTGCTGGGCCGCGCCTCCGCACGCGGCCGCCGCCTCGTGGGCGAGGCGCTGGCCCGCGAAGGCATGCGCATGCCGCACCACGCGGTGCTGTCCGCCGTCGCCGACCTCGGGCCGGTGGCCCAGGCCGAACTCGGCCGCACCACCGGCTTCGACCCCAAGGACATGGTCGGCATCCTCAATGACCTCCAGGCCGACGACCTCGTCACCCGCACTCCCGACCCGGGCGACCGCCGTAAGAACGCCATCACCATCACCCCCGAGGGACGCAGACGTCTCACCCGGCTCGCGAAACTGGGCGACGAGGCGAACGAGGCACTGCTCGCCCCGCTCACCCCCGCCGAGCGGGAACAGTTCCTCGCCCTGCTGACCCGGGTCGTGGAGGCCGCGGGCCAGGCCTGACCTTCCCCGCCCGCCCTTTCTTCGAAAGCGCGGGCGAGAGTCCCCCGGATCTGGTGGGATGTCACTTCGCACGGAACGGGGCACGGGGCACGGGGGCGAGAGCAATGGGTCGGGACTTCGGGGATGTCCTCGGGCTGCCACAAGCCCTGCCGGACATGCCGCTCTCCCCCCTCGTGCCCGGCTGGGCCGAACTCCGCGCCGCCGAACGGGCCGCGGGATTCCGGCACGCCGCCGACGCGCTGCTGCCGCCCGGCAGCACCGGCGGCGCCCCCGGCGCGTACTTCCAGATCCTGGACGGGCTGCGCGTCCCCGGCCGCGGCGGACGCCGCAGACACGTCGACCGCGCC
The window above is part of the Streptomyces syringium genome. Proteins encoded here:
- a CDS encoding bile acid:sodium symporter family protein; the protein is MRRPAFLSRLPVDPYIAALLGTVALAALLPARGPAAGVADGASTGAVALLFFLYGARLSTREAMDGMRHWRLHLTVLAATFLLFPLLGLASRGLVPYVLTPELQAGLLFLCLVPSTIQSSIAFTSLARGNVAAAVCAGSFSSVVGIVLTPLLAALLLGGSGGFPPHSLVSIVGRLLLPFLAGQLLRRRVGGFLIRHGKALGYADRGSILLVVYAAFSEGMVRGVWHQVTPLRLLALVGVEAVLLAVMLTLTGYGSRWLGFGREDRTAIVFCGSKKSLAAGLPMAGVLFGAHASLAVLPLMLFHQMQLMVCAVLARRYARDSGSLPAHPREARIPSPSGD
- a CDS encoding quinone oxidoreductase family protein; amino-acid sequence: MRRVRYHENGGPEVLRVEQTDVPRPGPGELLLRTEAIGVTLPVVRKVRGGGLPLPASLGGEVAGKIVAVGPDVTGFAVGERVTGLCFGDGYADHSLLHSAMASSVPEGASATDAVALVRCGLVALGAYEAARPAEGESVLVTAAASGAGHLAVQLAKARGAGRVVAAVGSAAKADFVRSLGADEVVSYDELPTRGGPEAAAMPFEPVDIALDAVGGELLSPAVASLAPGGRLVAYGSGGGTIEAYDLLVGAKSAIGFQMALVARHRPALMERWRQELWGLFTAGRLRPRVHVELPLEEAATAHAIIESRTNRGKVVLRPV
- a CDS encoding sialidase family protein; protein product: MAPLPPAQPPRTLRRTAVRRVTGAVLAGAVLALLPQPPATALEDPAADPSTVARTGFEERVLFKAAQDPGYACYRIPALVTTVRGTLLAFAEGRKHNCGDATDIDVVLKRSTDGGRTWGPLRVVDAGRGDTHGNPAPVVDRRTGRIVLATTYNKGRPDAGNCDTPCERTPHLQYSDDDGLTWSRPRDLSATLRPRGWNSWYATGPGHGIQLTRGRHRGRLIVGVNAESHDGTRPTANHAALAYSDDSGAHWRLGAVDTHRIRPDGTYRQKPSELTLAERTEPDDRSGSDSDSGGTVYVGGREQDGTDLGNRDHAVSRDGGGHFAAPFRAVPDLYTPMVQGTVLPLPSGRWLFSAPADPDRRRTMTIRSSYDQGRTWEGVDRGRAVTADWSGYSDMTVVGRATTGLLYEAGKADARDEMRFARFTEDWLGPRRGPGPTTPDHAPGARGAYVLGGARPVGGRFGGALAFDGRDDAVRLPHRASLPLGDGDFTASLWFRYTAARGEQPLLWMGGVGGAPQVVLRGEPGARRITGQITGIVGRGPSRTATVRAAGAYHDGQWHHAALRRADGLLTLIVDGASTSVPDVPGTVSRTSTFGVHLGQKPDSRWHLTGELDEVRVYRRALSDGELGMLRESGAAIGDTVLRLPLDVV
- a CDS encoding MarR family winged helix-turn-helix transcriptional regulator, giving the protein MSENEPALTRIRSLPSWLLGRASARGRRLVGEALAREGMRMPHHAVLSAVADLGPVAQAELGRTTGFDPKDMVGILNDLQADDLVTRTPDPGDRRKNAITITPEGRRRLTRLAKLGDEANEALLAPLTPAEREQFLALLTRVVEAAGQA